ACCTCCGCAGAGTGTCTGTGATCTCccgtctccctcctcctcttcagcccAGCACGCTGTCGTTAAAGGCCAAACACACCACGGCCTTCTGGTGCCCGCTGTACTCCCTCTTGATCTCGCCGGTCTCCACGCACCACAGGCGAGCCAGGTTGTCTGAAGAGGCTACGGGGTGCAAACAGAATGTTGTGAATTTAAATGACCTTAAAGTCTTTTTACTGTATACTTTTACCCCGTTGACTTTTTAGATTACTTTTTATCAACACGGGTTTTTAAGAGAGATCATCTTTATTTCTGAAAAACAGCAAGAcactttctgcaaaaaaaaaaagacactgcaaATTAAATGGAGCACCAGAGCTAAGTTTGCATTACTGCAGTGTAGGAGAAGTTGTTCAAATATACAACAGGCTGTAAACGTCTGAATTCGATCcaaatatttcttcttttttttttctaatctgaAAATCTACAGCACCTCTATTGTGTGCTTTTCTTAAGGCCTTTTTGTTATGATAAATAGTTagtatagatatatatatagatagtaTATCGGCATGGCAGGGCTCATGTACTGACCAGTGACGATGTACTGGGAGTCTCCAGAGAAAGCGCAGTCCCACATCCAGCCTCTGGACGTCTCCCCGGGATTGTTGCTCTTGATGCTCAGCTCTGTCATCAGAGAGAAGTTGGACGTCCTCCAGATCTTACAGGTCTGGTCTGCAGAGCAGGTGGCCAACAGCctagaggtgggggggggggggggggggaggtcacAAAAACCACTCATTAGAAACAGCAGTGCAGGAGGCTACATTTCTGAATTACAACtatacctaaaaaaaaaaaaatcatacaacAGCATTCCATTATCCAAAAGGGCAGATATGGTATAAAAAAATCAACTAATCTCAAGCCCTTCTAGCTTTAAtgatatgacatttttattcaagAGGTTGGATGTATGACGAAAAGTTCACTTACGTGGAATCAGGGCTAAATTTGCAGCGGAGCGAGTAGCGTTTGTGTGCGGGGATTTTAGTCTTGGGAATGAGTTGCGTCACCTCATCTCCGATTCCTCCAGCGAGGTTCCACACGTAACAGTTTCCCTGATACCAAGTCAAGAAGGACATTAGAAGGATTGTGtacacacacatcaaagtgtCGATAGACAGCCCTGCTTTCAGTCTATTTGGATACTGACCGAGCTGTTGACTGCCGCCATGTAGCTCGCGTCTGGGTCGATGTGAACCGAGTTGACCGAGACCTCTGGCTCGGGGATCAGCTGTTCGTTGTGGTCGGTTTTCAGATCCCAGATGTGGATCACACCACTCTGGTCTCCAACCATCAGctctgcctgaaaaaaaaacaaatgctgttAATTAAGACTTCAGGCATCAGGAAGTATCTGAATAAAAAtcacagtaaaataaacaaGTCAGTAAAGTATAGACTAATGTTGTCGTACTCGAGATCGGCCGGTCTCGAgaacactttttgaaggtcttagTCTCGTCTCGgaaacaaaagcatttttactcagcttgtctcggtctcagactggacggactccacatttttaaatcaagaccggtcaaaaccaccaccactgataggctatttGTCCACATCGtttctgtgattagaaggaacaCAACACTTTCTAAAAGAACGGataactttaattcatttgCAGTTTGATTTATCCCGCAACCTTCTAAGTGTTacgtctaagtgagtgacacgccccctgcacacaagatgaggacttttctgtgatatttatggtccaTGTCTTGTCGCAGTCTCgctctgccttggtcttggtcttgatccctataTGTCTTGTACTTGTCTctgtctcgtcctgccttggtctcggAGCGCTCTGGACTCAGGTATGTCTTGCTCTCGGTTAGTGTGGCCTAGGCTACAACACTGGTATAGACTTTTCATGAAAGTGTGTACATTGAATGTCTCACCTGGTTGGGATGCAGGCACACACAGTTGATCGGAGCGTTGACCTGAAATATTCTCTGACACTGTAGGTTTCTTGACCTGCGAGGAGCAGCAGGGGGTCACAGTTAGTTCTGCCGAGCATAGAGTGATATCGTTTTGGCAACTGTGTGCTGCCAGAGAGCCGTACCTGAGGTCCCATATGCGAGCCATGCAGTCTTCTCCTCCCGTGTACATCCAGCGACCGTCTTCATGGAAGCCCACGGACGTGATGTTTTTGCTGACGCCATCGTAGTTGATTACCGGGTTGGGGTTGTTTGAATTTAGGTCGTACATGCGGATGTGCTGATATCCTACAATACAGAGTTTAAATCAGAATGAAACACAGAACAATAATATACAGCAGAAGaataagaaagagaaagagaaatattcTTAGCCAACCTGCAGCTGCGATCATGCTCCTGTCAGGTGTGACCTCAAGAGAATTCACTTGCTGGAAGTAGATGTTAAGGAAGTTGATCTTTTATGTCCACAGCTCAGTTATATTTGATGAATATGTATATTCTCTCTATGTGACAAAAAACAAGGGGCTAACAGTAgtgatgttgttgtctgaagaCTAGATTCTGTTGTTGTGACAGTAAACAAAAGCTCCTTTGACAGCACCCATGTAGTTTTCTACACACACTGGGGTATTTTCTGAATCAGGGTGCCCTATAGTAAACAGAACTATTATTCTTAGAATCATTTCACCAGAAGAGTATAGCAATAGACCAACTTTTCCTGCTGtctgtatttgtattatttattttattttcatcaattatttattattcaaatCTTGGACTCTccacatgcactatcaaacctctgcaaatgatacaaaatgcagcagcacgactggtcttcaaccttcctaaaagagcacatgtcactccactgttcatctccttacactggctcccagttactgctcacattgaatttaaaactctgctgctcgcttacaaaacagcgacaaaaacgtctcctccttactttaactctctcatccaggtctatactccctcccacccactacgctctgccaatgaaaggcgtctgatccaaccttcacaacagggtcctaagatgctgactagactcttctcctctgtcgccccccggagGTGGAATGAACTttcaaactccattcgatctgcagagtccctctgcacctttaagaaaaagctaaagacccagctctttcatgaatacctactaacttaatgatgacggtctccatattattgatgatgatgatggtaacgacgacttataagatagtttctatactgattagagctctcaagaactgccctcaatgttgtgctttgcctctggtcacttcctgtcagcacctgtgtgtccaatcagctgatcgtttgctcttactgacattgtttccttttttctagatccttgcttgtgttgttcttactctctgatgtacgtggctttggataaaagtgtctgctcagtgaattgtagaattgtacaTTGTTACAAATTGGGAGTTTATTGGATTTTTCCCCCGTTTATTAAAGTTTAGTTAAATACAATTGAAGTATAAAAAGCGTATATTTTCACAGAGAGGATACAGAGTCCTGGTGCTGGACCGTCCTGGTGCAGATCCCACTGTGAGCCTGCCAGAACCGGACCGTGTGGTCGTATCCAGCCGTGGCCAGGATGACCGGGTCGCTGCCCACCGTCCCCTGGTTCACATTCATGCTccactgctgctgtctgtcactCTCACCTCACAGGTGTGTCTGACCCTGCAGAGAGGTACGGGGACATTCAGCCACAGCTCTTTACAAAATGTTGATTTActgaaacattaaacattaaaataaatatattcattgtTAAAGTCATGGTagaaattaaagttaaaacgttcatgctaacgttagcaaaCTAGCCTAGCTGCTCGGGAGCTAAAAGCGGCTCAAACAATAACAGACGTTTCTACTTCAGAGGCTAACACATCTCGGCTACGGTGTTATGTCGCTGTAGGGcattaaatgttgttgttcgaCGACTTAACACATTAAATAAGACAAGTTTTGATCACCTTATTTGTTGGTGTTGACGACGAATCGGTACGTCCCCTGTAAGTGTCCCCAAAGAAACATGTGACGAGGATTATTAAGTTCCGCTTTGATCAACGGGGATTTGCCGCCACCTACCGACCAAACACCTTCACTGCAGCCTGAACGTCTGCTTAGTCTTTTATTTAGGTTTAGGGCTCCCTGACTGATTGAGGTCAATCCGAACTTTATTGTCATATTATCCTGTTAAAGTATAACATATATAAAGTGAATAACTGGTATTTAGTTCAGCCAGtataagaacatttttattgtctttgaGTCAATAATACTGACACGGGATCCCCGCACttaagagcagcagaggaactaattatttaaaaaaaaaaatcaaaacattttccaacacccatgcagcactccaCACATCTGCTTTTTGACAATGCACCAACAAAGTTTGTACTCAtattaaaaaatactttcatgTTTGAGATATTTATGTCCAAGATAAATGTaacagctgtcactttaatcaAACCCAAATCTTACCATACTTATGAGCAGGTGTGTAACAACCTTGCAGCTTATTCAAAtgtcctgtgatgtcacaagatCGATTTGACACAACAAAGTGACaaaattcatattttatcattattttattcaACAGTTGTTTCAGGCAGTAAAGCAAATAGCACATTCTTTAATAATCATGTAACTTAAATTGATAAGttgatttaataaataaataagttaaataaatacataaatagtGCAGAGACCACTCATAGCTCAAATGTATAACTGAACATTATAACTAGCTCTTCAGAGCAGTATCACAGGTAAAGCAGCTTACTGCAACACCTGTGCAGTAAGAGCGTGTTGTCAAATCACAGCGGCTGCAGCAGGGCCGTCATGTGCTGTTTCACCTCTCCTGGGTCAGCCAGAGAACAGGCCAGGACCATCCCTCTCATCCCAGACTTCAATTTAGAGGAGGGGATAAtctacaacatttaaaatattttagcCATATGATTTGCTTCTTATGCTTTTAGAGCACACAGAATGAAAAGCTGCAGTACCTTGACATGTATTTTGCACCTCTCCAAAAGAAACTTCCACTTCATTGTGGTCCGCTCGTCATCAGTCAAACTGGTAAACTCCTCAGTCTGCAACAGATGAGGTGAAAATGCTGTTTGTCTAACTTAAGTCACACATGCTACATGTTCAGAGTGTGCTTGAAGTTAGTTCTATAAGGGGGAACTGACCGTGCAGCCGAGCACTTTTTCTGTGACAGGGCTGCGGAGGGGGCAGGCGTGCAGAGTACCGGTGTGGTCGGTAAAGTCTACCAGCAGGTCAAAGCCTGTGGAGGCTGAAAAGACCTGATCCCTCCCCGGACATAGCTGGTTGGTGCAGCTCTGTGCGTCGTCTGTCACCTGAAACTTACAGCTGGAGCTGAAACAACAGAGAGAACAGACTAGAAGAAAACCTGAATCagaattgaaagaaaaaagaaaaacagctttcatCTTTGAATAcatccttttttccccctctattCTGGTGTGAACTCACCAGCGTGTCTTGATGACTTTTGAAACAGAGGAGTCGAGGTCCAGCTTGGAGATGAAGCTGTATGTAATACCAAAGAAAGGCTCAGGAGTCTCCTGGGCCTTCTGCTTCAGCTGGCTCACTGTGTACACGTCAGTAATGGAGTCCACTGCAGAGACAAGAACAGCACCACATATTCATAACAGCTGTCTTCTCCAGGCAGGGACACTGACATGGTGTATACATGTATACCACATATCTACTTTACTGTCATCAAATCCCATAATAACCCAAACAATCAGAGGAAATAGCCAAAACTCTTTTACAACTTTTAGATTTTGACTGGTTCTCTGCCACAAGCTCCACATTGTCCTGCAAAGTAAGAAACATTACTTTGCAGGAGTAGAAAGTGTTtttgtcagggttttttttcatctgcattttttttcacattgacAATATTTTAGGGTTTGACTTATTTTAACATGCTAGTATGTGCAGCAGTGTAGCTGattgtgtttacatgcacacacgtGTCCTGGCTAGGACGATGTTTCTGAAGTGTCCTGATTATTTCTTGGGCATGTAAACATCACATCCTAGTGTCAGAAATCTGGAAACATCTCGACCTTGTTTAGAGAATCCTGACTAGCTGCTAACAGTTCTCGTATTAAACCAGGACACTGTGGCAAGTTGAACCCTTATCTAGGTTTCTGAGCATGCTCTGTTTGTAAAGAATAAAGTCACTGTGATGTAAAGAACCTCTTAAATGACTTCAATCTGGATATTATATCATGACTTATCGTCACAGGGATATAAATGATCCTGTTTCTTATTCTTATCAGTAATAAAACGGGGAAACTGATAAGCACATAAACGTGCTCAGTCGTAGGTTTTTAATACGAGGTACTTTTTGGGTAATTGTGGTTTTCCTCCACTGTGAGATTTGTTAGAGTCAAAGGAAGGAAATTATtggataaataataatattgtgAGCCAAAACATGTGAATGCGGTGCATTGTTCACTGCAACCTACCAGGTACATCTTCTGGCTTCTCATCTTGATCCAGAGCCCCAGAATCGGACACTTCCTTAGCGTAGCTGAACAGCAGGCTGGCTTCTCTCGTGTCTGCGAGTAGATTATGATTGACGGAGACAGAAACAAATACTCAACAAAACTCTACTTGAACAGCAGGAggatattttctctcttaacACCTTTACTGTTTCACTAGCTTTGAAAGTTGTATCAGATCCTACATTGTTATGAGTGGTGCCGTCATGTCTTACCAGGATTGACAGTGATAATGGTTTTGGAGTTAACGGTTGCCGTCATGCCGTTGCGAAAGCTGTCAAAGCTAATCTTTGCGTCGGCGATGAAGAGAACTTTGAACgaagaataaaaagttaaaacaacagaaagtaatctgtaacacaaacacagagttaaATCTCAGATATCCCCCTCCATGTTTCTCCTCAGTGCTGTATGCTAATGCGACATGACAGGCTGGAataacttttaaataaagattcattttgTGGCTGAGAATGAGCCACAGCTGTTAACCTACCCGTCTCCTTCGGTATCAGCGTCTGGACGAGCTGAATGGCTTCTCTGTCCCAGCTGTGAGGGGAACGGAGGTCAGGGAGTGGGAgtgtggtgaaaaaaaaaaaacacacacatggagttCAGCAGGTTAATTTAAAGCTTCATGTCAGCAGAGAAAATTTGTGGTAACTTAAAGATACACGGCAGTGATCCAAAGGCCAAATGAGCTGGAATATGGCAGCGAAGCAAACATCAGTTATAAATCTTTATTCATTTTCCAAATTAGTAACGAGTGTGACACACCAGatgagagggaaggaggagacGGAGTCGTCGAAGAGCTTCACTTCCAGGCGCTGCCCTTTGCGTCCGTCTGAAGTGGTGAACTGCTTCAGCTCTCCGAtctgaaaacataaacacaatcaTATAAAGTTCCAATCAAAACATCTTTCCTTACAGTGAGAAATGCAGTAACATAAAGTGCACACTCCGGCCTCTCTATGAACTCTCGTCTCTTTAGCTGTAATGGTAGGCAGGAACTTTCCAAGCAAACAAGCATACcaccatgtaaacacacacacagaccaaacGGACACAATGTCGTCTGTGTGGAAAGGTATACGATATAAAACGATATGCTTCATTTTCAGACttctttaaacatcacaggtatTTGCTCAGTGTTCACActcattgttaaaaaaacaacccaccTCATACTTATCAGGCCTCAGTGACACACGGAacatttttatcatgttttgcCAATTTAGTCAGACTTACCGTGGTTGAGAAGACCACAAGCTAAGCAgttaatgaaaagaaaaagtggaaTGATTTTTCTCTCTAATGAGTTTGTTAATTTTCCTCTTGgacaaacaacttttaaaagtcAGATCGAAACATTTCTCTACCAGCTGGAACCACAACTGACCGAACAATGGCTACATACTTGGTTGACCGTTGGCCCACCGAGATTCCCCCAGCAGGACTcaactcattttgtttttaaagactcAGTTGAtcacataaatatattttacatttttataatgaGTGACTGATGTAATACAGTGCAGGAAACGAACAGAGGGTCAGCAGCTGCATTTAAACAGTCTATGTAAGTCCCTATAGATCAAAGTGCCGGCACCATTAATGTGCATTTTAGTTTAATGGTAACAAAACATCAGCACTCcagccaaaagaaaaaaggtttaagtTCAGATTTAACAtatgataaaacattttagtttaTCGTGAGATGTGCAGGTAAATTGATTCTGTTCACCTAAGCTATTTTAATTTTCTTCCTGCTAAGCTAAGCTCATTATGAGATATCATTACAGTTTATTATAACACACACGAGAGTGATGTTGTATCTATATCTTTACAAGAACACGATAAAATTTGTTTCCCAAAATTTTTGaactattttttaaaagactttttACTAAGTTTGCAAACTTTGTCATAACTTTAGATTTTATTTACTGGAAAGAAACACTGGGAAACGTAGGGGATAACATAAATTGACAGGTAGACAGATATGTGGGTGACAAAACAAGATATGTTAAATAGTCTTAACTCTAAAATGAATTCTTAAACCCATTAAAGTGTGTATGTTTTCAAAGGTGAACTTTTCCTTTACGACAATCCTTACCGACTTCAATGCAGCCAGTATATTTATCGCCATGCCGTCCAGCTTCTGCCCGTTGGCCACAATGTCTCCAAGAGAGTAAAAATCTCCAGAGTCCTTCACTGGCAGGTGGATCAGAGGAAGCAGCCTGTCGATGGTGTCC
The genomic region above belongs to Labrus bergylta chromosome 21, fLabBer1.1, whole genome shotgun sequence and contains:
- the mlst8 gene encoding target of rapamycin complex subunit lst8, producing MNVNQGTVGSDPVILATAGYDHTVRFWQAHSGICTRTVQHQDSQVNSLEVTPDRSMIAAAGYQHIRMYDLNSNNPNPVINYDGVSKNITSVGFHEDGRWMYTGGEDCMARIWDLRSRNLQCQRIFQVNAPINCVCLHPNQAELMVGDQSGVIHIWDLKTDHNEQLIPEPEVSVNSVHIDPDASYMAAVNSSGNCYVWNLAGGIGDEVTQLIPKTKIPAHKRYSLRCKFSPDSTLLATCSADQTCKIWRTSNFSLMTELSIKSNNPGETSRGWMWDCAFSGDSQYIVTASSDNLARLWCVETGEIKREYSGHQKAVVCLAFNDSVLG
- the meiob gene encoding meiosis-specific with OB domain-containing protein, giving the protein MAAQTYIAISELHPNFSHPKLAGIIIGKSDVKSFPDRKNIGEERYTFSFTVQDSPDFFINVTAWGHDAYIIGLSNSFSIGECVVIENPLVTNKDPEKGDKFCPTTPSLYRLLVSEAHSQVRLCAEVDTIDRLLPLIHLPVKDSGDFYSLGDIVANGQKLDGMAINILAALKSIGELKQFTTSDGRKGQRLEVKLFDDSVSSFPLICWDREAIQLVQTLIPKETVLFIADAKISFDSFRNGMTATVNSKTIITVNPDTREASLLFSYAKEVSDSGALDQDEKPEDVPVDSITDVYTVSQLKQKAQETPEPFFGITYSFISKLDLDSSVSKVIKTRCSSCKFQVTDDAQSCTNQLCPGRDQVFSASTGFDLLVDFTDHTGTLHACPLRSPVTEKVLGCTTEEFTSLTDDERTTMKWKFLLERCKIHVKIIPSSKLKSGMRGMVLACSLADPGEVKQHMTALLQPL